Genomic window (Leucoraja erinacea ecotype New England chromosome 22, Leri_hhj_1, whole genome shotgun sequence):
CGAACCACGGGCCCATCTTCCCTCATTGAGGCAGTCGCTCTTTATGTTTGAATGCCCCTAGATGGAGGAATGGGAGCATCTCAACAGAGATATTTATGTTTGCCGGTATGTAGCGGCTGGAAACAAGATTCTTCGGCTGTGTTGAGTAAATCCCCGTCTTTGTCAGGGCCTGGTGAAGCCAATTACAGTGCCCCATGTGAACAGAGAATGAACAAGCTCAGCAATGACCCGGGTTTGAATGTTGATACTTTAttaatgcaatatatatattATCCAGCAACAATATGAAAGAGCTTTTTTTCTTCTGTCATTAATACTTTTTTTTCCTCCACTATCTTAATTGGACCAAACCAGTAAACTAACTCCCTCAGTTTCCCGACATTTTTACCACTCAGTTGGAGGTAAGGTGAAGCGCTCAGACTTTTTTGTCGTTTTTGCCACATATGCTGTACCTGTGGTGGTTTTCAGTAAACTTCAATCATGTCCAtcaatggtggtgcagtggtagagttgctgcctcacagcaccaaagatccgggttcgatcctgactactggtgctgtctgtacggagctaagacgttttccccgtgacctgcgtgggttttctccgggcgctccggttttctctcacactctaaagacgtacaggtttgtaggttaattggcttctggaaattgtcgttactgtgtaggatagtgctagtttactgGGGTGAACATtggccggcgcagactcggtgggccgaagggcctgtttccacgctgtatctctaaagtaaaagtaaagatgctggaatcaagctAACGAAACTCAAAAGTAAATAGCGACCTTTGATAAAAATCTTTGGAAGATGTGTATAGATTCATTAGCTAGTCTGGGCAGTAACAtcattaaatatataaataacggCTGCAATTTTGGCTCAGACCTTCAAGGATGTTAccatttattttcattattttatttttcactccACAGTTTTCTGGTCAGATGGATTGTTCAATTATGAGTTTGTACTTCCGTTTTGAAAGTTGTTTCTtattcaatattttcatttttttcaatCATTATTTTCTTTGGAAATCCACCATTCCTGCAGAATACTCAGAAGGCACAAACAACACCTCCTCTATGAGAGCATGGAATTGGGACTTCTGGACTTCTCTGTTTATAAGTACATTTCATCCATAAGATTTCCTACCTTCACCCCATCTAATAGTCTCTGACCTATATCTCTCCTTTAAGGTGCCTCTTAAATTCCACCTCCTTGTCCTAGTCTTTAgatggcgcagtggtgcagcggtagagttgctgcctcacagctccagagactcagatttgatcctgattacgggtgctgtctgtacgaagtttgcacattctccccatgacctgcatgggtttttgctGAGTGTTGTTTCCTGCCTCATtccaaggttaattggcttctgttaattgatgCTAATGTGTGGATTGCATGGGATTACTAGGATTACAAAGAACAAAAAATGCATCCTctatggtcggtgcggattcagtgggctgaagggcctgtttccatgctgtatctctaaactaatctttaTCTTTCCCAATATGTCTTTGTGACCCAGTGGcttttatttaataattaataatcaTTTTAAGTGGTTTGAGACATTTCATTATGTTGGGAACACTATAAAATGCAAATCATTATTGTTTTTGAAGAGGATTTTGGTAATGCTAGGCCAAACCTCAATAGCTGCTAAGCAAAGAATGTTTCTACTGTGTTTGACATGATTGGATAAGTACAGAGCCAAGTCGTGTAATTTGTGAGCTTTTAAAACAATCTGGTTTTGAGAGCAGAAATTAATCAAGCCTCCTTAAATGAGTTCAACAGCTGAGAAGCAAAACCATGTAAATTATTAATCTTGCTCTTGCGACTTGCATCACTTTTGTTCAGTGTACTAATGACTGCAATGTGTTTGTATTCAATGGTGTTGTGTTGAAACAAGCCTATTCAAGTGAACTGGTCTTGCATTTCTGTTGCGCCATTGAAACCTGTAGCTGCGTGCGTATTTCAGCTAATGGCAAAGATATtgatatttttttcccccttccaaTAAGTCTAGCTGAATTGCATTGCAGAGTTGAATATGCGGTTTTAGGCACTATTTTACCAAagtgagacacaaagtgctggaataactcaacaggtcaggcagcatctctggagaacatggacaggtgacgtttcgggtcggaacccgtcttcagactttttttttttaagccaacttctgcagttccttgtgtctccattttaccaaAGTGACTTGTTCTTCATTAGAAGGTTAAACTAATGACTCCCAGGAGAGTGTTCCACTATTGGAAGGAAACAACATTTGAAGTCCATTTTGGTTTTGTTTTCCCTGAGAGCTTTGTGTCAAATATTCAAAAGGATCACTGAATCATGATCAGAAGCACTGGCTTGTGATTAATGTTCACCTTCTGACTGAGACATGACATATAGAAACAACAGCGACTTGTCACAATCATTTAACTGATTTCAAGCTAAAGATCTAACCTGTGGTCAAAGAATCTCAAAGATTTGGCTGAAACAAATATTTTAGTTGGTTCTTAAGTAAAAGAATCGTGCAATATACTTAATAGCTTGATTTTGtattctttttaagtatttagtttagtttagagaaactgctccttcggcccacctagtccgcaccgactggcgatccccgcacattaacattaccttacacatactagggccaattgacacttacaccaagccaattaacctactcctttggagtgttggaggaaaccgaagatctctggggggaaaaaacccacgccgtcacggggagaacgtacaaactctgtacagacagcacccgtagtcgggatcgaatccaagtctccgatgctgcaagtgctgtaaggcagcaactctaccgctgcgccaccgttctgcCCAAGCAGCTACTTGGTAAAGTACcaaatgaagggcctgtttctgcactgtatctctaaactaaactaaatgattatGATATTTATGGTATCTTAGttacaccccaggggtatgaacattgatttctccaatctcaggtagtccctgctttctccttctttcccctccgcttcccagctctcccacagcccactgtctctgcatcttcctttcttcttcccgccccccaccacccccacatcagtctgaagaagggtcttgacccgaaacgtcgcctatttccttcgattccatagatgctgcctcacccgctgagtttctccagcacttttgtctacctaaaatgtTTATGATGGTGTTTTTCCCATGTGGAGATCTTGACTACTATAATGTAGCGAAGCAGAGCTTCTTGGCAAAGGCTCGTCCTTTGCTTACAGGTAAGAAAAAAGTAGAAAGCAGACCGAGCATCTGAGAGTGCTTGGCTTATTTGCATTATGGAGCGGAAAATAGTGGATGTCTCAGAGAAGGGAGGAAAATCCCATCCCCTTCAAAATTGTAATAAAAATCTATTTCTTTTTGTAGAACATATGCTGAAGTTAGCAATGGAAGACTTGATAGAGTTTCTGCAGGAATCTCTGGCCAAGGATTTCTACTTCGAAGATGACTTTGCTGTGGATCAGCTTCAAAATTCCATGTCTGAGTTAAAGCGTAGTAAACTGGACTTGCCACCACCAGGTGAGTGTTTCAGTATAACCCTTAGTGTGAAATGTGTTGCACTTCTATACTTCTTGCAAGTAAAGGAGTAATGATTTAGGGCAAAGTTGTATGGTACATTTTTGCATAGAGTGTCTGTGGCATTATTTTCAGATCGCTGCTACTCCTTTAATCAGTATTGAACATTAAACCAAGTACTTGTTAAATGATCTAATAAGcaaaagtctgtttttagtgttgcATGTGATTGAGCTCTGAATTCAGGAAGTTGGTGAAAGGCAGCTGAGTTAAACCTTGTCCCTCTGgcccctttcctctctcaccttaagcctggggttcccaacctttttcgtcctgtttaccccccggcaactttaatagcacataacaatgttatttcatttatttatgaacaactaatgatgaacagataccggtataccagaaccaaacacagtcagtcaatgggaaaaaatatgtacaaatccagaatcaacaaatttcccccctgggtaggcaaaaatctacccctgggggtaaatttaaccCAGGTTATGAACCCTTGCTTTAAACCTATACCTTCTAGTTTTAAAACAGGCTGACACTTAGTAATATATTCCTAAATATGAGATAAATTATGCTGCTATACATCATGATATATAGAAtgcttttttgttttagtttcttTGAAGAGATTTAAAGAAAAGGCTGTGCCTTGCGTTATATGATGCATTGGCTACAACATGGGGGTTTCCTTTGTACACATTGACATTTTCACAATGCAGTTTTGTAACTTCTTGCCTGCTGCAGTTGGGATGAGATTCAAGTTACAATGTCTTAAAATGTTAATACATCTTTATTCCTTAGCAATTTGCATTTTATTGGGAATTCTACTTCATCATTTTGACTTTACGAGCATTAAAACCACAtttaaaatgacaataaataatcgacaataggtgcaggggtaggccgttcggcccttcgagccattcaatgtgatcacattaatcattttattttttagaTGTGTAGAAAATACCATTGAAAGGATATGAAAGTTGCAAATATTCAATTTTTTTTCCACACTTAAATCCTGGGTAGTATAATTGTAGTATGCTGAGCAGTTCAGTGGTTTTCCAGTAGATGGCAGTGAAAAATTGAGAGATACATTTGACTTTTGCTTTTTCTGAACTATTACAACCAGCGTTTCATTTACTGAGTTGTTCATTATACCGACAATTTCAGAATGATTCACTATATCGTTTATTCCAATGGTCCAACTCCAGAACATCATGGACAGCACATCTCCTTCCATCATACtaaaccaatttattttttttcaagatgtagaaataaggaattgcAAAGACctgtttatagcaaagatagacacaaagtgctggaataactcagtggggtcaggctgcatctctggagaaaaaggggcgTCTATTCAGGTCGTGATCCtttttcagtcggaagaagggtcccgaccagaaatgtcacctatccctttttaatcccagagatgctgctggacccactgagctactccagcactttgcatctcttTTGCAAACAGCCCCTTGCACTAAAACTGGGATGGTTGGGATTTTGGTGATGCCACACGGACTGTAGAAAGATTTTACGGACTGTAGAATGTTATTCCTATTAATGCCCCAATGCATACTTAatttgtgcagaaaggaactgcagatgctggtttacaccgaagataaacacaatgcaggagtaattcagtgggacagacagcatctcttgagagaaggaatgggggttgTTTCGGTctcaagtagggtctcgacctgaaatgttacccatttcttctctccagagatgctgcctgtcccactgcgttactccagatatttgtgtctatcgttgcaTTTTTAATTTGGCTGTTCTATATTTTAAGATGTATATAGTAAATTATTAATTGAACCAGCTAAGTGAACCAGGGCCCTGATGAGTTGGAAGGGAGCAAGGATGTTTGCCTGAGCGAGTTCTTTCATCTTTACAGTAACAATTATTCTCCACTTATTTGTTTTGCTAGAGTTTGTTTTGGGCAAAAATAGGGTTGTAAATTTCCTGCAGTTATGAAATTGAGAAAATGAAATATCAATCATTTCTACCTGAGCAGAGGTAGAGAGCTGCACTGCTATGTAAACTAAACTTACAAAATCAAAGAAAATGCTAAACCTATACCTGCAGGTTAGTTTTAATTTCCAAATCACTGGTTTGAATCATTGAGGTACTGAGACTAATATATTTTCAAAGACTTTGAAATATTCTAGAATATTTGTCTATAGATTTGTTATAATTAAATTCAAAACCAAATATTATATATATCGCAATTGAACTTTAGAATGCTTTGCTATTTCTAACTGGCATTATTTGTAATGAAGATAGTAAATCAAACTCAAGATTGCCCCAGTCAATATTATCTGGAGATATAAAGGTTGCAGGCTCTTCTGAGATAAACtatttgcaaaataaaaatgttgtcTCAAGCTCATTGTGTAGCACTGGGGGAAAAATCTGTTTGCCAAGCAAGCTCGAGACAGAATAAAATGACATTAAGTTATTGGAACAGCGATACACGTCAGCTTGTGGAGCATCTTTCTCTATGGCGTTCTGGCTTGCTCCCACCCTCTCTTGCATGATTCTCTTCATAATTTCTAAATCTGTGGAGAACGTTGCTATTGAACATTGCATTAGCACTGTTGAGTGGGTTGACCTTCCTGATAGTTCCCTTGCCTTGTCTGCAAGGAAAAGCAGAAAGGAGAGCCCACCAACGAGCTTTAACTGCAATGCTTTGCATaagatcagggctgccaacagtcacacgttgagcgtgagaatcacacaCTTGGCCAAATTCTCACTCTGATcataaatttctcacgctctgtcgtgagaaattctgtgatcaatgaaaatttaaaaacGCACATCAACATATCAACTGGAGAgccagggctgagggagggatggaagcagaagcagaatGTATTTAGACTAATAgctctgtcccacggtgcgagttcattgtAAGAGCTCTCGTGAGTTTGCcccaattcgaactcggagatttacggtaatggccactcgccgatactcggggctctcgtggacattttccaacgtgttgaaaaatcttcacgaatcttcccatgcttacctgccattagcgagtcttcccgagtacctgctgttagcgttacgagccgctaagagacgtcccctagctccgacgtacccgctacgttcattctccgtgcttaccacaagtttgattttttttaaacttgggagagctcttggaatgaacttgcaccatgggacagggctatacgGGGTGTTTAGACTCCCATCACTTTGATTCATCATCTTAAAAGACAGTTCTGTTTTAAGATTTATTTTGTTATGTCAAATCCATTTTTATATTTGTGGATTTGGGAACAAGTTTTAATTAATGTAGGGAAAAGATGTATGAATTTATGCAGGATCACGTGAAGCTGGGCTGCAGTTTTCTCTTCTGGATACTGTTGTGTTCTGTTGCTAATACACACTGAAAGGTTTACTAGCTTCAAGAGTTAGTATCTTTCGGTAGACAGCTTAGTGTCTTTCTGTCACTGGCTTCTTttagaatcccccccccccctattgtaTTGTATCCTTTCTCTTGTCTCCCCATCAAGTTCACGGATTACTCGGGAAGCAAGGCATTTATTTTGCACAATCCCTTTTATTGAAAATGTCAGCACTCAAATTAGTAATTGACAGTTTTGGAGTTGTGGTTTATATGGATATCTGGTTTTTAACACAGGTTTTGCTGCTATGTAAGGTCAATTAAAGTGCATGGCTGTGAATTCCATAGAACCtaatacaaggtagacaaaagtgctggagaaactcagcgggtgcggatgcacccgctgagtttctccagcacttttgtctaccttcgattttacagcatctgcagttccttcatgaacTAATACAAGGTAACAAGCTTCAAGTGTCAAATACATAATTTGGTTGCAACCTGTGTAATCTCCTTTCAATGATATTTTAATAAAACGCAGATCTTTATCAAAATGTGTTTAACCATTAAGTCTTTGGGCAAAATGTGCTTTCTTTAACATTCATATAGTCTGTTTGAAAGAGCAATTGCAGATATTCCTCTGGATTAATGATCCAGGCATGTACATTTTCTTACATAACTCATAAATATGTTTTCATAGCGGCAAAACCGCTCAAGGAGTTTCATGGTCTGAAATCTGATTCTAACGCAATAGACATAGACCGAAATCATTCTTGATTAGTTAATGATGATCTTAGAGATTGTTTAAAGAATTTAGTGTGGAGAGTTCTGGTATGATTTGGTATGGTatgagctagagagggctcttaaaaatagcggagtcaggggatatggggagaaggcaggaacggggtactgattggggatgatcacattgaatggcggtgctggctcgaagggccgaatggcctcctcctgtacctattgtctattgtctactgaatttttaaatttatttttattttttttaagcccTAAACCTAATCTTCTCTTCGACCTGTGTCAAAGACCATTACCCCAAACCTCCTTGAAATGAGACATGGCAGCTCCTGTGATATCATCACTCTGAGGTAGTCTGTACGAGGGGTGTGTGTTAATGAGCCCATGTGAACAGCACAGTTGGATTCGGttctcatttaattttttttttccctgcctCCAACTGGTGTCTGCCTTGGTAGTCTGTCTGAGATGAGGATCCAGCTGTGTTAGCAAAAAAATAATATTCTGGTTTAAACAAGAGCAGTAACTCAGCGCACTGATTCACCAAGCTTCTCAGCAGCCCGTCTCTATCTAGTCACCTTccctaattattttttttttgaagacgtcAGTGGAGCGTTTCcagaatttataattttatatcacCTCTTGATAATCTTCCATTAGATGTTGCTGCAGGTTCATTAACAAAATTGTTGTTTGTCCTGATTCTTTATGGTAAAATGTAGTCAGATTTTAGTTGTTTACAAAATAATAGATCCCATGAAACCTCATTACAGAACGAGCATTAAAAATTGATGCAACAATACATTGAAGAAACATCTTTCAAAATATCTGATGTATTAACTAGGTAGTTCTTCATAAAATGAGTTATTTGGAACAGCAGTTGATTATTAACAAAGCCCAGCACAGATTGTGCATGTTCAACACTGACCCATGTAATGACACTATAGATGGTGGAAATCTAAgaaaggacagaaaatgctggaaatatgcagAAGGACAAACAGAGTTTTCGCaaagagaagcagaattaatgtttcagatcaaagatccTTTGTTGGATCTTGGGAAGGTTTGAtattaactacgggtgctgtctgtacggtgttcgtacgttctccccgtgacctgcgtgggttttctccgggaagctccggtttcctcccacaatccaaagatgtacaggtttatagctaattggcttggtataaatatatatgtcccAGTTGTGTAGgaatgtgttagtgtgtggggatctcgctggtcagtgtggactccgaatggcctgtgtccatgctgtatctataatggccaatgagtgaatgggagtggttggagggtgtgaacatagaaaaatagaaaataggtgcaggagtaggccattcaacccttcgagccagcaccgccttcaagatgatcatggctgatcatccagaatctttaccccgttcctgccttcgccccatatcccttgattcagttatatctaactctctcttgaatacattcagtgaattggcctcctctgccttctttggcggagaattccacaaattcgcaacccTCTGGGGagtaaggtttttcctcatctcagtcctaaatggccaaccccttcttcttaaactgtgaccccaggttctggactcccccaacatggggaacatttttcctgcatctggcctgtccaatctcttaataattttatatgtttctataagatcgcctcttatccttctaaattccagtaaaaataagctcagtcgatccattctttcatcatatgccatccTGGGAAATAACCTGGTGGAGACAACAGAGCCAAATGTATAGAGGAGATACAAAATCAGGGCAGGGAGACATGCCCAGCATGGTCAGGCTGGGTTTGGTTCCACTTCCAGTGAGAATGAAAAAAACAGGCTGAGCCAGTATCACAGATGAACAGCTGATCAGTCTCATCAGTCATCCATCTGTGATATTGGCTCAGTTtggtctctttttttctctctctccctctctctggcattttctgttattatttttGTTGAGCCATTTGCTGGCAATAGTTGATGCCTGCACTTTCCAAAATTTGTGTTTTATTGTGCATCATTGGTTGTATAGCTTTTGATTTGTAGCCAATCTCAATAGGGTCTCAACCAAATACCCTTGTGTGCTACAGACGTGAATGCACTAACAGCTGatgcaggcaggcagacagacgaCCCCACATCATGGCCGTACGGTTAACAGAAATTTGCTAATAATTCCCTAAAAAATTGAAATATGGAATTAAATTTGTTCttgcacaatcacaataatactttatgagCCAAGTAATAAAGCCAATACTTTATTAGTACTTTATTACTTtagtaatactttattagccaagtaatctctgcctcagagggcggtggaggcaggttctctggatgctttcaagagagagctagacagggctcttaaaaatagcggagtcgggggatattagcggagaaggcaggaacggtgtactgattggggatgatcagccatgatcacattgaatggtggtgctgattcgatgggccaaatggcctactcctgcacctattgtctattgtcttaagtatgttttgcaacatatgaggaatttcatttgccaagtcagtcatacaaataataaTATACTATACTAATTTTCCCTTTGAAAATCTTGATGCAGTTGCAGTTGACGTGACTTCATTTTGtgaacttggtttagtttagagattcagcgcggaagcaggcccttcggcccaccagatccgcaccgaccagcgatcctcgcacactaacactgtacaACACGCACTGGGggaaattttatatttatatacaccaagccaattaaccaacaaatctgtacttcctcggagtgcgggagggaactgaagatctcggagaaaacccacgggggagAATGGACCAACTGcgtgcagacaacacccatagtcaggatcgaaccagggtctctagtagtatgaggcggcaactctaccactgcaccaccatgctggacCTTTTTCTTGAATCACAGGTCCCGCCccaccctcttcaccctcccttggTCTTTCTGATTTTATTTACTGGAGATATATTTGATCTGATTTTTGTCTCCTGAGATAGCGAGATCAAGAAACAGGAGAGAAGTGTGGACATAGTCCAAATGCATTGACGTATTTTGTAAACAATATATAGCATCTTTCTGCAATTCCAACCTGCCGCCACCCGCTCCCTCTCGGGTAAATAGTTTGGAAACATTGTGCTAAATTGTAAAATGTTTAGTCTTGTATGCGCTTTCTTTGGTATCAATATTAGGTATTTCTTATCCGGATTAcctcaagtaagaatttaattgttatatTTCGGAACATATAACTATAAAACACACTTGATTCTTGTGTGCAAAGAAATAGTATCTACCTCAgagtcacagcatggcaacaggcccctcgacccaatTGACCCAtgactgtcccatctacactagtcccacccatatccctctaaacctgtcctatccatgtacctgaatagatgtttcttaaacattgtgatagtacctgcctcattacctcctctggcagctcattccatgcacccaccaaccTGTATGTACACAAGTTACCTCTCAAGTTCTTattaaaccttccccccccccctcaccttttaacctatgtcctctgattctcgattcccatactcttgAGTAATACAgttcgtctacccgatctattcctctctgtgtaaaatatatgAATGAAGGTACGATTTCTCTAAGCATTGTTCTGTGTTGTACATTTTCAGCTAAACCTGAAGAATTTCCACAGAAATCTCTTGGGCAAATGCCTGCCGAGCACCAAGAGCCACCCATTCTCAATCACTTGACCAATGGACAGAACAATGTAATTAAAGGAGGCCCACCAGCCTCGAAGAAGAAAGATAAGAAGGCGTCACcagagaaagtgcaagagaaGCAGCCTGACATTAGGCCCAAGAAGAGCCCCTTGGAAAAGCCAACTGTGAAATCCCAAAAGGCAGGTTTCGTGGAAAATAAGGGAGGCAAAGTGAAGGTTTTGCCAGACCTTGATCAGCTCAAACAAAAAGGGCAGCCAACGCAGCGTGCATTGGTGCACGCCAACCCCAAACAGCTGAGCAATGCCACTGCTAACCAGAACTCAAATGCAAATCCCGGTGTCAGAAAGGAATTTGCACCAAAATGGAACAAACCTTCGGGTCAGAAAACTTCAGATTCGACTTCAAAACATTCTGCGGATGGCAGGGGCAGAACTGGAAGTTACAATGCATCGAGCTCCCATTCCAGTCCAGATGAGGCGCACGTGTTCTTCGGCAGAACGAAAGGGTTGATTATTGAAGTCGACGAAACAAAGAGAGACTCGAATGCTTCAGAATATGACAATGTTCCTGGAGTTGATCATGAATACGAGACGTGCGCTGAGGACATGGTTGAACATGGGGAATCAAGTACAGCACAAAATAATGCACACTCCAAGGAAGCTACCAGTCCCTCAAAGATCTCACCTGTACAGTTTTCAAGTAAGGCAGTCAATGCTAGTGCAACTTATCAACAAAGGCCTTCACGGACTCATTCTTCATCAGTAAGTTCTAACCAAAGATCTTTAATAAAACGACAGCCTTCTTCGCCACCATCCTACTCTGGTCCTCCTGGGTACCATGGTAGTCTACCTCAGTACTCACCAACTAGAGCTAAAGACATGCCTGTGTTCTCACAGTACAGTTACAATATGTCTGCCGGTCGGCAAAGCCATGACAGTAGACCGTATGTTAACAAGGTAGCACACATGCCAAACTATGACGAGACTAGTAGGAACTCCCACACTCTTGGCCGTCAATTTTCGAACTCTTCGTCTTTCAGAACTGCGGCACGGCCTTTAGATCACAGTGTACAATATGATTCGGGAAACCCGACCAGTTACGTAAGGCAACCCGCTCTGTTTGAGCTCGGCGCACAGCAGCGCTCGCCAGAGTACCAACACGACTACAAAAAGAGGCAAGAGCAATATGAACGACAGTGGAATCAGGAAGCTGAGTTAAGGTACAGAGGAAACATGCAGAGGTCGCCGAGCTTCCAC
Coding sequences:
- the usp6nl gene encoding USP6 N-terminal-like protein isoform X1, translated to MNPDAEHDTTGNVAHERAEIVSKYDKGREGAKIDPWEDADFHIYKITDRFGFLHAKELPMPDAIEERLKQIEIERTGKWLKMLKSWDKYKNSEKVVRRIYKGVPLQLRGEVWSLILEIQKIKLEKKDLYDKLKNRARAISPDIRQIDLDVNRTYRDHIMFRERYGVKQQALFHVLAAYSMYNTEVGYCQGMSQITALLLMYLNEEDAFWALVRLLSGPKHSMHGFFVPGFPKLLRFQEHHDRILKKFMPKLKQHFDSQDVFTSLYTMKWFFQCFLDRTPFTLTLRLWDIYMLEGDRILTAMSYTILKLHKKHMLKLAMEDLIEFLQESLAKDFYFEDDFAVDQLQNSMSELKRSKLDLPPPAKPEEFPQKSLGQMPAEHQEPPILNHLTNGQNNVIKGGPPASKKKDKKASPEKVQEKQPDIRPKKSPLEKPTVKSQKAGFVENKGGKVKVLPDLDQLKQKGQPTQRALVHANPKQLSNATANQNSNANPGVRKEFAPKWNKPSGQKTSDSTSKHSADGRGRTGSYNASSSHSSPDEAHVFFGRTKGLIIEVDETKRDSNASEYDNVPGVDHEYETCAEDMVEHGESSTAQNNAHSKEATSPSKISPVQFSSKAVNASATYQQRPSRTHSSSVSSNQRSLIKRQPSSPPSYSGPPGYHGSLPQYSPTRAKDMPVFSQYSYNMSAGRQSHDSRPYVNKVAHMPNYDETSRNSHTLGRQFSNSSSFRTAARPLDHSVQYDSGNPTSYVRQPALFELGAQQRSPEYQHDYKKRQEQYERQWNQEAELRYRGNMQRSPSFHNAQQTPHPEFSYPGVPASGSGIYSRTSPHSDTHAQTQHSHPAPTGPQHFGNPQTDRRTIPESVLL
- the usp6nl gene encoding USP6 N-terminal-like protein isoform X2; protein product: MPDAIEERLKQIEIERTGKWLKMLKSWDKYKNSEKVVRRIYKGVPLQLRGEVWSLILEIQKIKLEKKDLYDKLKNRARAISPDIRQIDLDVNRTYRDHIMFRERYGVKQQALFHVLAAYSMYNTEVGYCQGMSQITALLLMYLNEEDAFWALVRLLSGPKHSMHGFFVPGFPKLLRFQEHHDRILKKFMPKLKQHFDSQDVFTSLYTMKWFFQCFLDRTPFTLTLRLWDIYMLEGDRILTAMSYTILKLHKKHMLKLAMEDLIEFLQESLAKDFYFEDDFAVDQLQNSMSELKRSKLDLPPPAKPEEFPQKSLGQMPAEHQEPPILNHLTNGQNNVIKGGPPASKKKDKKASPEKVQEKQPDIRPKKSPLEKPTVKSQKAGFVENKGGKVKVLPDLDQLKQKGQPTQRALVHANPKQLSNATANQNSNANPGVRKEFAPKWNKPSGQKTSDSTSKHSADGRGRTGSYNASSSHSSPDEAHVFFGRTKGLIIEVDETKRDSNASEYDNVPGVDHEYETCAEDMVEHGESSTAQNNAHSKEATSPSKISPVQFSSKAVNASATYQQRPSRTHSSSVSSNQRSLIKRQPSSPPSYSGPPGYHGSLPQYSPTRAKDMPVFSQYSYNMSAGRQSHDSRPYVNKVAHMPNYDETSRNSHTLGRQFSNSSSFRTAARPLDHSVQYDSGNPTSYVRQPALFELGAQQRSPEYQHDYKKRQEQYERQWNQEAELRYRGNMQRSPSFHNAQQTPHPEFSYPGVPASGSGIYSRTSPHSDTHAQTQHSHPAPTGPQHFGNPQTDRRTIPESVLL